A stretch of Gemmatimonadota bacterium DNA encodes these proteins:
- a CDS encoding type II toxin-antitoxin system HicA family toxin yields the protein MIRLPRVSAAEVIRALEKTGFEVKRIRGSHPFLAHADGRATVIPVHSGETLGPGLLSKILKDADLSREDLAGLL from the coding sequence GTGATCCGCCTCCCCCGGGTCTCGGCGGCGGAAGTCATCCGTGCGCTTGAGAAAACCGGGTTCGAGGTGAAGCGCATTCGGGGAAGCCATCCTTTCCTCGCCCATGCGGACGGCCGAGCGACCGTCATCCCGGTTCACTCGGGCGAGACGCTCGGTCCTGGCCTACTCTCCAAGATTCTGAAGGACGCCGACCTTTCCCGTGAGGACCTCGCGGGATTGCTCTGA
- a CDS encoding type II toxin-antitoxin system HicB family antitoxin: protein MTGRAFDVLIERDAEGWYVASVPALPGCHSQARSLDELRERIREAILLSLEVRGDDDEPAALEYVGVQRVTA, encoded by the coding sequence GTGACGGGCCGGGCGTTCGACGTCCTGATCGAGCGCGACGCGGAGGGCTGGTACGTGGCCTCCGTCCCGGCGCTCCCGGGATGCCACTCACAGGCGCGTTCCCTGGACGAACTCAGAGAGCGGATCCGGGAGGCTATCCTGCTTTCCCTGGAGGTCCGAGGGGATGACGATGAGCCCGCGGCGCTCGAGTACGTTGGAGTTCAACGCGTGACCGCGTGA